DNA from Streptomyces sp. NBC_01476:
ACGGCGCGCTGTGCCTCCTGCCGGGCTGTATGGCGCGGATACAGGACCCAGATGCGGAATGCATGTGCGACAAGCTGGCGGCCCGGCTGGTACGGATGGAGCGGCGCCTGCAGGAGATGCGGGAACGGGAGCGGTACGCGAACACCTGGTGGGCGGCACTCCGGGAAGCTGTTGAGGCGCACCCCGACCGGGCCGAGATCGTGGCCGACGCGCACAGAAGGGCAGGACGATGACCCCCGAGGCGGACCGCATGCTGAACCCGGAACGACCCACGGAGCGGCTGGAGGAGAAGGCGGCACGACTCGCGCTCCTCACCCCACCCGGCCCGGCACTGCGGCTGCACGAGGCGGCGGAGAAGCTGCGAGCCGCGGCGGAGGCTGCGATAGAGATCCAGAAGGTCCGGGGCCGCGCACCAGACCAATGGGCCTACGACCTGGACAACTACCTCGGCGGCCCCATCGGCGTCCTCTGCGGGCTGCTGTCGCCCGAACTGGCCCTGGATCTCGCCGACTTCCTGGACGCGACCGCTGCGGACGCTGTGCGGCAGGCGCGGATGGGCGGCAGCGAAGAGGCCGTCACCGACGGGTACCCCACGACCATGGCCCGGCGCATCCTCGGGGAGCGGGCCTGACCCCACCCGTGCCACCGCCCCGCTACCTGACTGGTGGCGGGGCGGTGTTGTTGGCCGGCTCACGCCTCGGGGAGCGTCTCCTGTTCGACCTCGAACCTGCCGGGCCCGCGCACGTCCCGCAGTCCCCGCTTGAGCGCGCAGTCGGCTCCCAGTTCCCGCAAACGCGCGTCGCGGTCCACCAGCGGGTGCCCGCACTCCCGGCAGCGGACAACGGGACGCCCCGCCGCCAGCTCGGCCATGGTGGCCAAACCGGGCAACGGGGCAGGGGCGGGGGTCAGGTCGTTGCCTCACGCCGCAACTGTTGCCGCTGGGCGCATCGGTGGTCGGGGAGCGTGACCAGGGTTTCGGCGCGCATCAGGTGACCGCAGTCGTCGCAGCGGGCGAAGCCAGTGCAGTCCCACAGTTCGTCGGCCGTTGCGCCTGTGGCTTCCATGTCCAGGTAGGCGCCCCGGTTCGGGTTGGTGAGACGCGCGCTCACGGGGTGGCCTCGCGGTAGCCGAGCGCGTCCCAGGCGGCCTGGGCGTAGTCGCGCGGGGTGGCGCCTGCACGGTGTGCGCCGTTCATCGCCTTGAGCAGGGCCGTGTACCGGGGGTCGATTGCCAACGTCGGTGCTTCATCCAGCAGTTCGTACTTCGCCGGGCTCCGCAACGCCTGCGGCCGGATGCGGACTACTCGTCCGGTCGTCCCGTGGAGGTCGTGTTCGACCAGGCATTCGGCGCGGCCGTCCGGCCCGATGGCCGTGACGCGCAACCGGCGGTCGCGCTGGATCATGTCGACGGCCAGATCTCGATACAACTGCTGCTCGCGGATGGTGCGCACGTCTCTCTCCTTGCTGCGGGGTGTCGGCGGCGGTCGGTTCAGCGGATGTCCCAGGTGCGGGCGGCCCGGACGTCCGCTGTGGTGACCTTGTGGGGCGCGAGCCGGGAGTTGACCGGACAGCCGGGGTCGCACGTTGGGACGCACGGACAGGCGGCGCATCCGGGGCACCACGCCGTATCAGGGCAGTCGTTCAGGCAGGTATTGGCGGGCATGGTCACGGGGTGGCCTCCGGGTCGATGAGGTCGGCGGCGGTGTCTGCGTCCTCGTGCATGTAGAACGGTGACCGGTACAGCGGCAGGCCATCCTCGTCCACCGCGAGGCGCTTGCTGCCCTCCCTGCCCCACACCCGAAGCGCCTGCTCGGCCAGCTGGTGGGCGTGCTCGGCGAAGACCGCTTCGAGCAGCCACACCTGCTGCGCCTGATCCGTGCAGCCCCAGTGCAGATGCTCCACCAGGTGCTGCAACGGCAGGAGGTTGGCGTGTTCGGTTCGGTCGCAGGACGCGCTCACTGGATCTCCTCGGGTCGGTGATGGGCCGGGTCGTCGGGGCGCTGCGTGGCGCAGTCGGGCTGGTGCCAGTAGCCAACGCCCGCGTGGACTTCCGCGTCGCACGTGCACCGTGGCGCGTCGGCGCACGGCCACGGCTTCCCGCAGGCGCACAGCTTCCCGCCGTTCGGGTACGACTCGATGTCGTCCCGCCGGTAGTGCCAGACGCGCCGCGCACTCCAGGGCGGCTTGGGCTTCTCACGGGCCATGACGGTCTCCTTGCTGGTGGAAGGCGGGGCGGGGCGGGGTCAGGAGTCCCAGCCGGCGGGCATGTGGGCGGTCACGATGTCCGTAAGCGCGGTCCATGACCTGTTCGAGAGGCAGCGGGCCGATCGTGAGCCGGGCGCTCTCCCTGAGCCTGGGCGACTGCGGAACATACAGCGGCCCCATCGTCCAGGTGCGCCGCCGGTACCCCCAGTCGCCGGGGCCGTACTTGTGGAACGTCAACCCGTTGGCGCCGCCGTCGATGTCAAAAGGCCGTTCGGCGAGCCGCGCCTTGTACGACTCGGTGTACCAGGAGTCGATGTAGTAGCGCAGGCAGGAGGCGAGTTGCCGGGCCTCGGTGCTGTCCGGGCGGACGGCGCTCTCCTTGTCGAAGGCGACGATGTAGTTCCAGTCGGCCCATGCGGACGCAACGGGGATGCGCAGCGTGGTCAGCGGGTCGTCCCGGTCCGCGTCGTAGGGCCAAGCGGTGCTCACGTGGTGCTCCTTGCTGTGGTCGGGTTGGCGCCCGGGGTGGGCTGGGGTTGGCCGGCGGGTGCGAGTGCCCGGCTGACGGCGGTGAGTGCCCGAACCTCAGCCAGCTCCTCCGCACACAGGGCACACCCGGGGGTGAGCCCGTCATGACCATGCCCCCAACGCAGGTGAACGCCAGCCAAGGCGGCACGGAGTTGGGCAGTGGTCACGGCGTCAGGTGATCTGCTCGGTGCGGGCCGCATACAGCGCCTCACGGTGCTGCTCCATGGCCTCCTCACGGGTCATCGCCCGTTCGCTGGACGCCCCGATCACATAGGGCCCGAAGGTGCGCCCCTCGTGCTCGTGCCCGGGAAGTACTTTCCCCTGGTGGCGCTTGTCGGGGTGCTCGTCGAAGACCACGGTGTCGTAGTAGTTGCGGCGGATCTTCACGGTGGAGACGAGGAGGTTCCTCGCTGCGTCCTTCACCGGGCTCTGACGGATGATCTCGGTCACGGTGGTCTCCTTACTAGGTGGTGGGCGGGGGTCAGGCGAGTTCGTCTTTGGGCAGCAGTTTGGCGATCTCGCGCATCCCATCCAGGGTGGCGGCCTGCTGCAGGAGGAGGGTGGCGCGCTGGGCGAGCTGGAAGGCACCGCCCGCGTGGCCGCCGGTCCTCAGGGAGCGGGCGAGATCCGTCGCCGCGGCGGCGAGCCGGTCAGCATCAGTCGCGAGGCTGTCGATCTTGTCCGCGATGTCCCGGTCGACTATCTGTCGGGCGAGGCTGTCGGTCACGGTGGTCTCCTTGCTCGGGTGGCGGGCGGGGGTTATGCGGGTACCGGCCGCACGGTGGCGGCCGGGTCGGGGATGGGTCAGCAGAAGTCGAGTTCGCAGAACTCGACGCCCTCGGCGTCGACGTGGTACCCGGGCCGCGCATCGTAGGGACGCCTGATCCGCGCCTGCTTCGACCAACCCCGGGAGTCGACGCGCTCCCTGATGGTCTCCTCCATCTCGTCCGGACTCGCCTCCAGGCCGTGCTCGGCGCGGATGATGACGCCGGGCCGACGGAGGAAGTCCATCCACGCTGCCAACGACGTCAAGCCCAGCTCGGGCAGCGACTGCATCAGGAAGCGGCTGGAGACGGCGTACTGGCCGATGTGCAGGCCTTCGGGGTCGGTGATGCCGGGGCCGAACGCGTAGTAGTTGACGGACATGGTGCGCCTCCTCAGGCAGCGAGCTGGATGCGGTCGGTGCGGAAGGTGCGCTTCTCGCCGCGCAGGTGGTCGTGGGCGGTGACGGTGATGTCCCCGGCGGCGGTCGGCTGGAGCGACTGGGGCTGCACGTCCCGCACGGTGGTCACGCCGTCGCGGTCCCGGTAGGCGATCCGCACGGTGGCGCCCTGGTCGATGGCCCGGTAGAGGCGGACGAGGAGCCCGAAGCGTGCCCCGCGCACGGCGGTGACCAGGTGCCGGCTGGTGTGGAGTGCGGCGGTGATGCTGCGGCGGATGGTACGAAGCGTGCGGCGGGCGGTGCGGGTCACGGTGACTCCCCTGGTGGTGGGTGTTGGTGCGGGTCAGGAGAGGGCGTCGGTGAAGTCGACGTTGTTGCCGTTCCACCGGGTGAGCCAGTCCAGGCCGTACCGGATCTCGCGGCGGGTGATTACCGGGGTGAGTTCGTACACGCTGCCAGCGGCGTCGCGCCCGCTCGGGGTGAGCACGATGTGACCGCCTTCGTCTTCGGTTGCGGTCAGCCAGCACGGGACGATCCGCTGCCACCAGGCCAGGGAGCGGGGGAACTCGGACCCGGGCTTTATGCGGGCGGCGATCTCGTCGCTGATGCGGATCTTTGCCTGGTCGATCACGATGCGGTCGGTGCTCATTGCGGGCCCCTCGGTGCGGTGTGTATATGCACACCGTAGCCGTTGTGCATATACACGGCAACCCCTATGGTGGAACTCATGCATATACACCTCTACGCTGGCCCTATGGCCAAGCAGAACACCGAGGGGCACACGCCCCTTCGCCCGCTGCGCATCCCCGATGACGAGTGGAACCCACTCGGTGAAGCCGTCGGCGAGCGCAACCGGACGCGCCTCATCCGGGACTTCATCGCCTGGTACCTACGGCGCCCCGGTGCGAAGCTCCCCGTGCGTCCGACTACCACCCGCGAAGACAAGGGGGCCGCCGAGTGACCGCCGACGATCAGCGCACGTGGAGGTCGGTGTCCGACTCCGGATGCGGCAGTGAGCGGTACCAGCAGCAGATGGGCTTCCAGGTCGACCCGTGGGACCTGGACGACTGCACCGAGTGCGAGCTGTGCGGTGGCTGCGCAACGCACTTCTGCTACCGCAATGAGAAGTCGTCCGCGCTGCACATGGACTGGTTCATTGCGTTCGCGTCACCCGGCGGGCCGGAGTGCGGCAGCATCGGTCGGCCGCCACGCCTTCCGCACGCCGAGGGCAAGGAGCGCCCCTGCCAACTCACCGCCGACCACAAGGGCAAGCACCGCTCCCGCATGGGATGGTCCTGGGCCGCCGGACGCTTCCCCAAAACAGCCCCCACCCCGCCCGCCCCCGAGGAGAGCTGAGCCATGCCTGAGACCCGCACCTTCCCCCTCGCTGACGTCCTGTCCGTGACCACGCCGCTGCTGCTGTCCGCGCGGAAGGTGGACGGCCTCACGGATCTCCTGGACTGGATGACCGGCGACCGGCTGGAACTGTGGCAGCTGCCCCGCGCGGCCGATGAGGCTCGGCCCGTGCTGATCGAACAGCACCCGTTCCTCGCCGACCTCCAGCCCCCGGCCGGACTTGGCCTGATCGCGCTTCATGCCTGGCTCGTGACCGCGATCATCAAGCAGGGGGGCAACCTGACCATCAGCCCCCTCACCAACTGGGTGCACCAGGATCCGATACAGGAGTTCATGGACCGCGTCGAACTGGCCAAGCTCGGTACTACCGGAGGCACCCCGTGACCTTCCGCCCGTACCCATCGCCGGCCCATGCGCGCCACCAGTTGGCCCGGCATGCGCGCCCAGGTGTGCCGCCGTTGGTGTTGCCGCGGTGGCCCGGGAGGCCATGGCGGCGCTCGTGGCCGCGTTCGGCGGGGCCAACCCGGCCCTGCCCTACCTCGTACCCGTCGCCCGCACCAAGGAGGACTGAGCCGTGACCGTGACCGAACCTGACGCCGCATCCGAGTTCCACTGTCCCGGCGCCCGGTGTGAGGACTGCACCCCCGAGGAGGACTGCTGCGAGGCGACCTGCGGCGTCTGCCCTCGGGTGACGGAGCACGACCTGTGCTGGCTCCACACTGGGTCGGAGGACGACAGCAAGTACTGCTCGGAGCACGGTGAGGGATGGCTGGGTGATGAGACCCGTGAGGGGTGGCGGCGCTGGCTGCGGTACGACATGGACCAGATCGCCGCACGCCAAGCCCATGCCTCGACGGGAGGCGGCGCGTGACCGACCTGATCGAGTTCCTGATGGCCCGCCTGGACGAGCGGGAGGAGGATGACGCCTGGCGCACCGCCGACTTCAAGGCCAAGTACCGGATCATCCAGGAGCTGGAGAGTGCGGAGATCTCGCTCCGCAACACCGAGCCCGGCACGGCTGTCCACGAGTTGATGACCGGGGCCGTGAACATCTACCGGCGCGTGGTACGTCTGCTCG
Protein-coding regions in this window:
- a CDS encoding DUF7736 domain-containing protein: MPETRTFPLADVLSVTTPLLLSARKVDGLTDLLDWMTGDRLELWQLPRAADEARPVLIEQHPFLADLQPPAGLGLIALHAWLVTAIIKQGGNLTISPLTNWVHQDPIQEFMDRVELAKLGTTGGTP
- a CDS encoding DUF6011 domain-containing protein; this encodes MAELAAGRPVVRCRECGHPLVDRDARLRELGADCALKRGLRDVRGPGRFEVEQETLPEA
- a CDS encoding DUF6354 family protein: MRTIREQQLYRDLAVDMIQRDRRLRVTAIGPDGRAECLVEHDLHGTTGRVVRIRPQALRSPAKYELLDEAPTLAIDPRYTALLKAMNGAHRAGATPRDYAQAAWDALGYREATP
- a CDS encoding DUF6221 family protein encodes the protein MTDLIEFLMARLDEREEDDAWRTADFKAKYRIIQELESAEISLRNTEPGTAVHELMTGAVNIYRRVVRLLASAFAEHPDYRPEWAHKV
- a CDS encoding WYL domain-containing protein, whose amino-acid sequence is MTRTARRTLRTIRRSITAALHTSRHLVTAVRGARFGLLVRLYRAIDQGATVRIAYRDRDGVTTVRDVQPQSLQPTAAGDITVTAHDHLRGEKRTFRTDRIQLAA